The proteins below are encoded in one region of Sander vitreus isolate 19-12246 chromosome 24, sanVit1, whole genome shotgun sequence:
- the LOC144512920 gene encoding tubulin alpha chain-like codes for MERLSVDYGKKSKLEFAIYPAPQVSTAVVEPYNSILTTHTTLEHSDCAFMVDNEAIYDICRRNLDIERPTYTNLNRLIGQIVSSITASLRFDGALNVDLTEFQTNLVPYPRIHFPLATYAPVISAEKAYHEQLTVADITNACFEPANQMVKCDPRHGKYMACCLLYRGDVVPKDVNSAIATIKTKRTIQFVDWCPTGFKVGINYQPPTVVPGGDLAKVQRAVCMLSNTTAIAEAWARLDHKFDLMYAKRAFVHWYVGEGMEEGEFSEAREDMAALEKDYEEVGTDSVGDEEEEEY; via the coding sequence ATGGAGCGTCTCTCTGTTGACTACGGCAAAAAGTCCAAGCTGGAGTTTGCCATCTATCCAGCTCCTCAAGTGTCCACCGCTGTGGTGGAGCCCTACAACTCCATCCTGACCACCCACACCACCCTGGAGCACTCAGACTGCGCCTTCATGGTGGACAATGAGGCCATCTACGACATCTGCCGCAGGAACCTGGACATCGAGCGCCCCACCTACACCAACCTCAACAGGCTGATTGGACAGATCGTCTCCTCCATCACCGCCTCCCTGCGCTTCGACGGCGCCCTGAATGTGGACCTGACGGAGTTCCAGACCAACTTGGTGCCCTACCCTCGTATCCATTTCCCTCTGGCCACCTACGCCCCGGTTATCTCCGCAGAGAAGGCCTATCATGAGCAGCTCACTGTGGCTGACATCACCAACGCCTGCTTCgagccagccaatcagatggtgAAATGCGACCCTCGCCACGGCAAATACATGGCCTGCTGTCTCCTTTACCGCGGTGATGTAGTTCCCAAAGACGTCAACTCTGCCATCGCCACCATCAAAACAAAGCGCACCATCCAGTTTGTGGACTGGTGTCCCACAGGCTTCAAGGTGGGCATCAACTACCAGCCTCCCACTGTGGTTCCTGGAGGAGACCTGGCCAAGGTGCAGAGGGCCGTGTGCATGCTCAGCAACACCACCGCCATCGCCGAGGCCTGGGCTCGCCTCGACCACAAGTTTGACCTGATGTACGCCAAGAGGGCCTTCGTCCACTGGTACGTCGGAGAGGGgatggaggagggggagttCTCGGAGGCCAGAGAGGACATGGCTGCCCTGGAGAAGGATTACGAAGAAGTGGGCACTGACAGCGTCGgggacgaagaagaagaagaatactAA
- the LOC144513073 gene encoding tubulin alpha-3 chain-like, translating to MGNACWELYCLEHGIQPDGQMPSDKTIGGGDDSFNTFFSETGAGKHVPRAVFVDLEPTVIDEVRTGTYRQLFHPEQLITGKEDAANNYARGHYTIGKEIIDLVLDRIRKLVSLHAKASYF from the exons ATGggcaatgcatgctgggagctCTACTGCCTGGAGCACGGCATCCAGCCGGACGGTCAGATGCCCAGTGACAAGACCATCGGAGGAGGAGACGACTCCTTCAACACCTTCTTCAGTGAGACTGGAGCTGGCAAACATGTTCCCAGAGCTGTCTTCGTGGACTTGGAGCCAACAGTCATTG atGAGGTCCGTACAGGAACCTACCGCCAGCTCTTCCATCCTGAGCAGCTGATCACCGGAAAGGAAGACGCAGCCAACAACTACGCTCGTGGTCACTACACCATCGGCAAAGAGATCATCGACCTAGTTCTTGACAGGATTCGTAAACTGGTGAGTTTGCATGCCAAAGCTTCATATTTTTAG